One Bdellovibrio bacteriovorus str. Tiberius DNA segment encodes these proteins:
- a CDS encoding Flp family type IVb pilin — MKAQTIIKNKKGQGLVEYLIIVAIVAVGSISVIKVVGANIDVQFANVAQALGGTDSRKKEAHKVTDTMYKKRDFSDFFEGSVNSKSDSK; from the coding sequence ATGAAAGCTCAAACCATCATCAAAAACAAAAAAGGCCAGGGACTTGTTGAGTACCTGATCATTGTGGCAATCGTTGCTGTCGGCAGCATTTCCGTTATCAAAGTTGTCGGCGCCAACATCGACGTGCAGTTCGCCAACGTGGCGCAGGCCCTGGGCGGAACGGACAGCCGCAAGAAAGAAGCCCACAAAGTCACGGACACTATGTACAAGAAACGCGACTTCAGCGATTTCTTCGAGGGTTCCGTTAACTCCAAATCAGACAGCAAATAG